The sequence TTTGGAATGATCCCTCAGATCCACATATTTCTGCTTCTGCAGATTATTTTGAACGCACTCGCTCGCCATATACCAAGCTCAATCCAGCTTATGGCGAAGTACAAACCAATCAAATTTGGGGGAAAGCCTTGGTCAGTATTGTCCAAGATGGGGTTTCTCCTGCTGAAGCTGCGGAGGAAGCAATTGATGAAATTAATCTTATTTTTGAAGAGTGGGAATAGTTAAATGCACTTGCCCTTGTCACCGAATACGAAGTGGAATGAACGAATTAGACTTTTGATTGCATGGTTTCCTTGGCTTGCACTCACAGCAACCAGCATTACTGCTTTTCTGGTTTATGTTTCTTTGCGTCAGCGTATTGTTGCACCCACTTTGAAACAATTGGACAATGTTTCTGATGTGAAAGAAGAACAATTGAATCGATGGTTTAGCAATCAAAAACAGATGGTTCTAAAATCCTCTCAAATTCTCAGTGAATCTCCCATTCTTGCCGAGAGCTTGGAGGCAGGTGAGGTAAGTTCCCAACAATCTCAGCAAATAGAAACCCTTTTAAGCGATTTAGATTTATTTTCTCGCCGTTATTCGGTTGCACTATTGAATCATAGTAGTATTATTGTTTATGCCACAGATCAATCAAAACAAGGGCAATATCAACCCATTCAAAACAGTAGTACTTACCTCTCCCCTAATAACTTGACTCAGTTCGTTCCCAACTTCTATGCTTCTTCCATTGATGGTGTGCCCATGATTACGTTTGCCACTCCTCTCATCAATGAGGAAGGAGAACGCATTGGTTTTTTAGCAGTTGATTTGGATTTAGATGCATTGAACCAGCGCGTTCGTCAATCTCCTTACTCAAATAATGTTCCACCTGAAATCCGATCAGCATTAGAAACCTATTTAGTCGGTCGCATTTCTCCTGTGGAAAATGAATTGGTTGCTCAATCCCAATCATCCGCTTCATCTGATCAGAGCATTAATAGTTTTGGCATTGATCGCGCGATTCTTGGACGACATAGTGTTTTTCGCTCAGCAAGACAGTCTGTTGCTTGGATTTATGGTGTTGGTTTAAGTTTAACTGCTGTAATCTCACTATTTCTGTATCTGATTCAACCGAGCATCATCACGATTACTCAATCTTCACAAGCAGTTCCTTACCCACAGGATCATTCGTCACAGCAATAAGTAGGATAATTTTAATGAAATTTTTGCGAAAAAGTTTACTCTTTCAACTGGTTGGTTCTTTTTATTTACTGTCTTTAGTGACAGTTTCAATTGTTGCCTTTACCGCTTACAACCGAGCTAAATTTTATCTCACCAATTCTTTATTCGAGCGCCTTAATGTTGCCGTTGCGCTGAGGAACTATGAGTTAGAACAGTGGTTTAATAATCAACGTCGAGAAGCGATCTTACTTGCTGAGTTACCCAAGACAAAAACCATTGTCAAACAATTGAATGACACAACCGAGAAAGAACCTGAAAAATCTCTAGATCAGTTTTATGAGCGAGTGGTTGATCTGCAGCCTGACATTGAAGAAGTATCGATTCTAACGAAAGGGGGAATTGTTTTACTTTCCACCAATAATGACCTTGAAGGAACGTATTTGGGATTGGGGAATACAACAACCTATTTTGAACGAAATGAGTCCAATGTGATCCCAACCATTTATCAGTCTCCTCAAACTGGACAATCGACGATTTCTCTAGCAACCCCTATTTTAGATGCTCAGGGTAATCGTAAGGCAGTGCTGGCAATGACATTAAATTTAGATGCCATTGATAACTTGATTCGAGAACGAACGGGACTGGGAGAAAGTGGCGAAACGTATTTAGTGTATCGGGTTGGTGGTGAGAATCGCTTGATTGCAGGACAGGAATCGGTTACTGAGTTATCTGATAACACCGAGGAGATCAGTAGTAAGGGCATTAATTTAGCAATGAATGGCGAGAGCGATCGCGGGTTGTATCAAAATTATAAGGGAGTACCTGTGATTGGAGTCTATGAATGGGTGGAACGCAGTGGTGTTGCTTTAATTGCAGAAATGTCTCAAAAGGAAGCCTTTCAACCGGCGGTAAGATTAGCCCGAGAAATTATTTATATTGGCATTGGTGTCGCTACTTTAATGCTAGTGTTAGTGTATTTACTGGCTCGTCAAATTGCCAAACCGATTTTAACCATAACCACAGCAGCCCAAGACATTGAGAATGGAAAGTTTATATTATCAGGGCTGAAACCAATTCAATCCCGTTTAGATGAGTTGGGTCATTTAGCGACCGTCTTTGAGCAGATGGCGGATAAAGTTTACGAACGTGAGGAAAAGTTACAACAAAGAGTTACCGAACTCCGTATTGAAATTGACCACAAGAAAAAAGCCAAACAAGTCAAAGAGATTGTAGAAACAGATTTCTTTCAAGATTTAGAAAATAAAGCAAAATCCCTACGAAAACGTAATTCCTCAAAGAGTCAGTCCAAATCCGATTAAGTTGCCAATTGTTTCTGCCATTTTTCTGTTCCTTTGCGAGTCGGTGTTCCTTTCTCGGTAAAAGCCCAAATTGCTTGCTTATTTTCAGGACCATAACTAATATGAATGGGGCGAGAGTGGCCCGTGCTAGTCAAACCATAATAATAAATAGAATCAAAAGGGAGGGGAATAGAAACGATCCAATCAATAACTTTTTCGCTCTCAACATTTAAAATCATAAAATCACAAGCTGCCCCTAACCGTTTACAATAGTAATTCTTATTACGATTAAGTTCATGGGCCATGTGCTGATCGCGTATGGGGTCAACGCGACCGTTTCTTCGTCCTGTCTTCGGATTTTTTTAGTTAAAAAATGCTTTAAATTAGTTGAGCAAAATCCGTAAGTGAGTCGAAAGTTTTCTAGTCCAAAGTGATCAATGATGGGGTCAATAATATAAGTGTTTAAGTTCTTGATCGCCGTAATACTTTCTGAAGATTGGGGATAGGGGTTAATTTTATCTTGATATTTTTGATAAGTTTGGCTACAAGTACAAAAGGCTTCTAAAGACAAGTATTTTCCGATTTCCATAGTTTCATTAGTGAGGTAGTAAATCGCTATCTCTATTTAATGCTACCATTGGCGATTCACAAACAACAGTGATGGTACTGTTGGAGTCGATCTTGCTTTAAAATGTGAAAATGCTGAAATCATTGAAGATAAGTTGCAAACCATGGTAAGTGCATCCAGATATAACCCCGCCGACATCGAACCCAAATGGCAACAATACTGGTTAGAAACCAAAGCGGACGAAGCGGACGAAGACCAAAGTAAACCGAAATTTTACGCGCTTTCCATGTTTCCCTATCCCTCAGGAAACCTCCACATGGGTCATGTTCGCAACTATGTGATCACCGATGTTATGGCGCGATGGCGGGGGATGCAAGGATATCGGGTGCTTCATCCCATGGGCTGGGATGCGTTTGGTTTACCTGCGGAAAATGCAGCCATTGACCGTGGTGTTCATCCGGCACAATGGACAAATCAGAATATTCAGCAAATGAAAAAACAACTCCAGCAACTGGGGTTATCTTTAGACTGGAGTCGGGAAGTCGCTACTTGTTCCCCAGATTACTATAAATGGACGCAATGGATTTTTCTCCAGTTTTTCCAAGGGGGACTCGCCTATCAGAAAGAGTCGGCGGTAAACTGGGATCCAATTGATCAAACGGTTCTCGCCAATGAACAAGTCGATGGCGAAGGACGATCGTGGCGCAGTGGGGCGAAAGTGGAACGAAAACTTCTCAAACAGTGGTTTTTGAAAATTACGGAATATGCAGAAGAACTCCTCAATGATTTAGAAAAACTGTCTGGATGGCCCGATCGCGTGAAACTGATGCAAGAAAACTGGATCGGAAAATCGGTCGGGGCTTATCTGGAATTTCCGATCATCGGAAGAGAGGATAAAATTGGTGTCTTTACCACCCGTCCAGATACGGTTTATGGGGTGACTTATGTGGTTCTCGCACCTGAACACCCCCTCACCCCACAGGTCACGACAACTGACCAAAAAGAGGCGGTAGAAGCCTTTATTGAAGAAGTCAGTAATGAAAGCGAACTAGAACGCACCGCCGAAGATAAACCGAAACGCGGTATTCCCACAGGCGGAAAAGCGGTTAACCCCTTCACAGGTGAAGAAATCCCGATTTTAATCGCGGATTATGTTCTCTATGAATATGGAACCGGTGCCGTGATGGGAGTTCCCGCCCATGATGCGCGAGATTTTCAGTTTGCAAGCCAAAACCAGCTTCCCATTAAACAGGTGATTGTTCCCGAAGGAGAAGACCCCAGCGACAAGTTAGAAAACGCCTACACTGAAGCAGGAACAATGATTAATTCCGATGGGTTTAACGGGATGAACTCAGTGGAAGGGAAACAAGCCATTATTGACTATGCAGAAAAACAAGGTTGGGGAAAAGCCCGCATTCAGTACCGCCTGCGCGATTGGTTGATTTCTCGTCAACGCTATTGGGGTGCGCCTATTCCCATTATCCATTGTCCTAGTTGTGGGGCGGTTCCCGTACCTGATGAAGATTTACCCGTGGAACTTCCTGAAAACGTAGAATTTACAGGGCGTGGCGGGTCTCCTCTCACGCAACTGGAAAGCTGGTTAAATGTTCCTTGTCCTTCTTGTGGCGAACCCGCAAAACGAGAAACCGATACCATGGACACTTTTATTGATTCGTCTTGGTATTTCCTCCGCTACACGGATGCGAACAATAGCGAAGAGGTCTTTGATCAGGATAAGGTAAATGATTGGATGCCTGTGGATCAATATGTGGGGGGAATTGAACACGCTATCCTCCATTTATTGTACTCTCGTTTCTTTACGAAAGTCTTGCGCGATCGCGGACTTTTGAATTGTGACGAACCCTTCCAACGCTTACTCACTCAAGGAATGGTACAAGGGATTACTTATAAAAACCCTCAAACAGGAAAATACATCCCTCCCCAAGAGGTAAATGCGGATGATCCGAAAGACCCTAATACAGGGGATGAACTGTCGGTCTTCTTTGAGAAGATGTCGAAGTCAAAATATAACGGCGTTGATCCGTTAGAAGTTTTAGATAAATATGGCGCAGATACCGCACGAATGTTTATCTTATTCAAAGCCCCACCCGAAAAAGATTTAGAGTGGGATAGTGCAGATGTGGAAGGACAATTCCGCTTTTTGAATAAAGTGTGGCGGTTGGTGATGGAATTTGTCGATCGCGCTTGCGAAGTGCAATCAAAAGATAACAACAATCTCTCGAAAGAGGAAAAAGACTTACGCCGTGCAATTCATACCGCCATCAAATCGATTTCTGAAGACTTAGAGGGCGATTATCAGTTTAATACCGCAGTTTCTGAGTTAATGAAACTGAATAACGCGCTGAATGAGGCAAAATGCAAAGATTCTTCGGTTTATCAAGAAGGAATCGAAGCCTTAGTGAAATTACTTGCGCCCTTTGCTCCCCACCTCACAGAAGAATTGTGGCACGCCCTCGGAAATGAAGACTCGGTTCATCATCAAACTTGGTTAGAAGCTGATCCTGATGCGTTAACTGTCGATGAGATTAATTTGGTCATTCAAATTAAAGGAAAAACCCGTGGAACGATTCCCGTCCCCGCTAACGCCAGTCGTGAGGAGTTGGAAACCTATGCGCGGGAGTCTGATGCAGCCCAACGTTACTTAGAAGGAAAAGAGGTGAAAAAAGTGATTGTTGTTCCTGGAAAGTTAGTTAATTTTGTGGTTTAAACAACTCAAGTGTTACGGTTGGGAGAAAGGGTTATTTCTCCCATCAGACTTGACAACAAAAAGAACACTTTATGTCTCAGGAAAATTCTGATTCCACCGATCATTTATTGAATGAGGTCAAATCTCAGTTTCAGCAAAAGTCTGATACAAGTGATGATCATGATCGGCTTGCTGATCTGAAGTCTCAGTATCAAGAAAAATCTCAGAATAAGGGGTCTGAAAACTCTCCTTTAGAAGAGCTAAAATCTAAATTCAAAACTTCATCTTCCGAGTCTCAAGAAAGTAACGAAGATTTATTTGCAGATATCAAATCTCGTTATCAGCAACAGCAAAAGGCTTCCTCTTCTCAAAAAAGTGATTCTAAAACAGATGAGTTGCTGGGGTCTTTGAAAGCACAACATCAAACCCAGAAAAAAGAGCAATACGAAGATGATTATCAGCGTAATCGCGAAGAAATATTAAAAGCAGAACAACAGAAACAGAAAAAACGGAAGTATTTAACTCAGAAAGCTCAAACTTGGCTGGAAACTCTTGATCCCTATTCCGAGGAGGGGTTTTGGTTTGAAGAGTTTGCGGAAGGTTATCCCTCTCGCTTAGAGGCTGCTGTGGATTATCTTGCGGTCTTAGAAGATGATTCGGGTTGAAAGAGTCAGCGCGATCGTTTTTGTTAAACTAAACAGTAATTCCAACAGATATTAAGTGAGTCAAAAGAGGTTAAATATGGGAATTTCTTTACAGAAAGGACAACGGGTTTCGCTGGAAAAAGTTTCTCCTGGTTTAGAAGCTGTTTTTGTCGGTTTAGGTTGGGATGTCAATCAAACCGATACTGGAAGTGATTTTGATTTAGATACTTCCGTTTTTCTTCTCGGTGAAGATGAAAAACTCCTTTCCGATAACCATTTAGTTTTTTATAATAATCTGAAAAGTCCCGATCCTGATCATTCTGTAGAGCACATGGGGGATAACCTCACGGGTGCGGGAGAAGGAGATGATGAGGTCATTATTATTAATTTGAAAAAAGTTCCAGAAGACGTACAAAAAATTACCTTTGTGGTCACCATTTATGATGCAGAAAAGCGGGGACAAAATTTTGGACAAGTGAGCAATGCGTTTGTTCGTTTAGTGGATGTTAAAACAAAAGAAGAAGTGCTTCGCTATGACTTAACAGAAGACTATTCCATTGAAACGGCAATGATTATGGGAGAATTGTATAAGAAAGATGGACAATGGCGGATGAGTGCAGTGGGTGAAGGTTACGAAGGCGGATTACAGACTATTTTAAACCGCTATAGTTAAGTTTTAGATCCCCCTTTTTTGAGGGGGATTTTTAGGGTAAAAATCAATCTATTGGCTGGGGATGAATGATGAAAAATGGAGTTTCTAAAGGACAGCGTTGGCTCAAGTTACTGGAGACGGGTTTGCTGATTGTTATCGTTGCGGGAATAATTATTTCTATTCAGACACAGCAAGTGGTCTGGGGATTAATTCCGATCGCGCTGACGATCATTCTGAATCAAATCAATCAAAATCATCAGCAGCGATCGCAGCAACAGCAATTTCAAAAACTAGAAAGTCTAATTCAAAATTGTCAAGCAGAGGAAGAAAATCAACAAATTAATCTTTGGAAGTTACAGAAGCAAATTGAAGAATGGCAAGACTTTTTAATTGATTTCCGAGAAACAAACGCGCAAAATACACAAACCCTTGAAGAAATTATTGCTGAATTAAGTCAAGTTCAACCCCTGCGAGAAAAGCAGAATAATCTTAACACTCAGATGCAAAAAATTGCTGTCACCCAAGAGCAATTAATTACCGACTTTAATCATCTTTCCCAAGTCCAAGAAACCTTATCTCAAAGCGTGACCGAGTTGAGTAATCAAGTCCATCAGGATTCAAGAGATGATGCTTGGGAGTATTCCCTCCAGCAAACAAACGAAAGATTGAGTTATCTTCATCAACTGCAAAATAAACAACATCAAAATGATCAAGAGGTTGCAATAGAATTAAAAGAAAGTTTAGCCACTGTTAAGGAAGAAGTATCACAACTGCGAGAAGAATTAAATCAAAAAACTGAAGTCGCAACCCGTCAATCTTCAAATGAAGACGTTCGACAGTTACAAAATCAGATTGAAGAAATGACCGAGACTTTCAACTTGCTCAATCAACGTCAAAGGGAAGAAAATGACTATTATCAAAAAGCCATAGAACAATTCCGAGAAGATCTAGAAAGTCTCCGCGAACAAATTAACTGGGATTCGCAAACTGAGTTAGATACTATTCATCAATTAGTCCAAGAAAATCAGCAGCAACAAACACAACTCACTAACGAAATTTCTCAACTGAAAACTGACTATCAGACCTTAGCGCAACAACTTCAAGAAAATACATCTGAGCGAAGGAATAACACTTCCATTGATCAGGAAATTGAACGATTACAGTCTTATTTAAAACAAGTGACTCAATTATTAGACTCGGTGGTTAAACGTCAAGCTGAAGAAAAGAAATCTTTTCAAACTAAAATAGAACAACTTCATCACACCCTAGAATCAGTAATTTCGGAAAACCAGTCTCCCGTTAATTTAAAAGAAGTCGAAACAATCAAGCAATCCTTAGAACAAACTCGCCAAAAACAAGGGGATTTAGACAGACAAATTTCTCAGATTAAACAACACTTTACTACTCTTCAAAACCGATCCTTTTCGCAAGATGGAGAAAGTATCACTTCTTCTATTATAGAAGCAAAAATTAACCATTTTCATGATTACCTAAAACAACTCACTGACCTTTTAGACTCTCTCGCCCAGCGTCAAACTGAAGAAAATCAAGCTCTAAAAGCAAGATTAAGTCATCTACAATCTCAATTAACTGCAGTGGAAACCCGAGAAGATTTGTAGTCAAGTCTTATCTAGGGCTTGCTGAAAAAGTCCATTGGTTGGTTTAGTAAGGCAAGAGGCAAGTTGCCTTATTCTAAGATTTTTCTATCATAGCTACTGTCGAAGAACCATTAACTTTTTACATAAGAATTAGATCTGCTATAGCGTTTCCTAGTTGGTTGAGGTACGTAATGCGAGTCGGTGGATGTTCATGGTTCATGGTTCGTGGTTCATTGATTAACAACCAACAAATAACAAAGAACAAAGAACGAAGAACGAAGAACAAAAAACAAAGAACAAAGAACCAAAATTTAGAATGTACCTCATGAGATTGGGAAGTGCTATATATAATGTGTATCAATTAGAAACGACTCTTTGCCATAACCGTTGAATCTCAGCTAAGTCTTGGGCGTTGGGTGTGGATAAAACTTGATTTTGAGGATTGACTGCTGCACCTGGAATATTGTTTCCCCAAGGGCTATTTGTCACTCCACTGAGATCCATTCCAGAAATTGCAGGGCGAAAGCCATATTGAATAAAAATGGCTTGTTGTTCGGGTTTTCTGAGAAAATCAATAAACGTTTTTGCTGCATCTGCGGTTCTGCGATCAACATTGCGACGAACGATTCCCGCAGTGGAAACAGTTTCAATGGTCGGATCGAGATAATAAATCTGGTAAGTTTGATTGCGGGTGGTTTGGGCTTGTTCCCACCGATGTAACGCAATACTCTCGTAAACGGTGGCGACATCTGCATCATTGGGTCCTCTAGCGATAAATTCTTGTAGCAGAATATCTGTTGAACGAGGCGGTAAATAAACAGACCGTTTCACTAATGCAAATAAGGATTCTGTCTCTGATTGTCGTAATGCTTGGGATAGAGACTCCCCCGTTTGAGACTGCGCCCATAAACTCAGGGTCAGTTGACCACTGTTAGACCGTGTGGGATTGGTCATAATAAAATCAAAACTTCCCCATGGGGGTGATCCGCCGATCGCGCCCCAATTCCGTTGCTGCATCGCATTTTCTAAGCGATCCCAATCAAATCGCCCCGAGGGAAATAAAATCTGTCCGCGATCTTTCCAAGCAACCCCCACCAGCATGGTTTTCGCGATCGCGCTGGGGGTTTCATAAAAGGCTTCCCCGTCTCCCGACCAACGTTGTTCTAATTGGTCTAGAATCTTACCATTGGCGGGAATCAACACCGTTGGGTCAAACTCATTTTTCTGGTCAATGTAGTTGTTGACCATATCTTGCGATCCCTGAAACTTTAATTCTAGATTAATTTGGGGATGGGCTTGTTCAAATTGGCTTTCTAGGGCTTCTAGAGGGTCTTGTAATTCTGTTCCACTGACGACAACGACCGTTTTCTTCACACCTGGTAAGGGAATATAGCTGATTCCCAGAGAAGCCAGAATAATCGCGATCGAAATCCAAGTATTCTTTTGTTGTTGATTGGCGCGAGTCGAAGTCATGATCCTTGATGAGTTAAGATATCCACGTTTTCTTGTAAACTACTCAGTTCTTCACTTAAATTTTGCAGTTCCGTCACTTGTTCGACATCCGCTAAATCCGCACGGCGTAACTTATTTTGTAGCTGTTGCAATACTCCTGCTAAGTTTTGGATCGAAGTGTTGAGGGAAATCACTTGTGCTTGTCGTGCGTCTTCTCCTTGTTGGGCTAAGCGAATATTGCGCTGGAGGCTTTCTTGCAAAGATTGTAACTGCTGACGGGATGCACCTGAACTTTGAGATAATTTGCTTTGAAGATCGGCGAGTTGATTTTCTAATTCCGAGATGGATAATAAAGAATCAGACCCTTGAAATTTACGGGCGAGGGTTTCAATCTGGGTGGGTAGTTCTTTCGCGCGATCGCAGGCGTATTGGACTTGGGTTAAAAGGTCTAACTGTAGTGATGTATCGGACAAAGCGCGATCGGCTTCTTCTCTTAAGACTTCTGCTTTTTCTGCGACTGCTTGTGCTGTGTTTTGTACCGCTTCTAACTCTTTGGCGAGTGCGGGGTTTTCAATCATTAACGGTTCTGGGAGTTGTGACTTACGCACAGAAGCCCCTCCCAGCGCGATCGCGCCAGAAACGGGGATCATCAGATAGCTGGGTAAACCCACTAACCGCACACCAACCATTAACACTACTCCCCCAATCAACACCGCGATCGGGTAATGGAGAGGATTCACAAGCCATTTCATCTAAAAACCTCCCAGTGAGGATTAAGCGGAACTTTCATTAATGATTTTACTCGAAAAAGAAAACGTTTTGCGCTTGAATTTTGTGATTTAACTAGAAGTCTCTCTTTGAGTTAAAGAATCTCCCATTTTGATCCGATCACTGATATAACTCATTGTGATCTTTCTAGATCGAAAAAAGAAAAATGTTATACACTTAATTCAGGACAGATATGTGATACAAGAGAGCTTGATCCCTTCTCAAAGACTTCCGAATTTGTGAAGCTAATCAAATGATAAATAACTCAACAATTACTTAAGTGATTACTCGCGAAATATATCAAAAATATCATGAAAAATACATAAGTTTTCTCAAAAAATATTACTAATATCAAGTTCTCTTGAGAAACCATCAGGAATATTATCTAAACTTAAAAGTACAGATAATATTTGCTGGTTAATTATGGATACTTCTCTCCTTGCATTTAAAGAAATCCCCATCCTAATTATCGGTTATGGCAGCCTTGAACAGGGAGACGCTTATGCCGGTTCTTTAGTTGCACAAATTATTCAAAAGTTAAACTTAGAGGATGTTGAGGCTCTAAATGTGGAAAGGCTAACCCCTAGCCTAGCCCCCATCATCTTAAAAGCCAGAACTGTCATTTTTATCGGTTCTTATTATGTCTGTGAACACATGAACCCAGAAATTATTATTAAACATTTTCTACACCGCAATTTAGAAGTCGATTTTGATACAGGTTACGATTGCTCTCCCCAAAACTTATTAGCATTTATCGAAGCAGTTTATGATCGAGTTCCAGAGGCTTACTGGATTTTAATTCCAGCGATTACTTATCGACTCAATGATCATCTTTCTACGACAACGCAAACGGCGATAGACAAGACCTTAAAATATTTAACCATGGGCTCTCATTTTGAT comes from Halothece sp. PCC 7418 and encodes:
- a CDS encoding salt stress protein, Slr1339 family: MSQENSDSTDHLLNEVKSQFQQKSDTSDDHDRLADLKSQYQEKSQNKGSENSPLEELKSKFKTSSSESQESNEDLFADIKSRYQQQQKASSSQKSDSKTDELLGSLKAQHQTQKKEQYEDDYQRNREEILKAEQQKQKKRKYLTQKAQTWLETLDPYSEEGFWFEEFAEGYPSRLEAAVDYLAVLEDDSG
- a CDS encoding substrate-binding domain-containing protein produces the protein MTSTRANQQQKNTWISIAIILASLGISYIPLPGVKKTVVVVSGTELQDPLEALESQFEQAHPQINLELKFQGSQDMVNNYIDQKNEFDPTVLIPANGKILDQLEQRWSGDGEAFYETPSAIAKTMLVGVAWKDRGQILFPSGRFDWDRLENAMQQRNWGAIGGSPPWGSFDFIMTNPTRSNSGQLTLSLWAQSQTGESLSQALRQSETESLFALVKRSVYLPPRSTDILLQEFIARGPNDADVATVYESIALHRWEQAQTTRNQTYQIYYLDPTIETVSTAGIVRRNVDRRTADAAKTFIDFLRKPEQQAIFIQYGFRPAISGMDLSGVTNSPWGNNIPGAAVNPQNQVLSTPNAQDLAEIQRLWQRVVSN
- a CDS encoding TerD family protein — translated: MGISLQKGQRVSLEKVSPGLEAVFVGLGWDVNQTDTGSDFDLDTSVFLLGEDEKLLSDNHLVFYNNLKSPDPDHSVEHMGDNLTGAGEGDDEVIIINLKKVPEDVQKITFVVTIYDAEKRGQNFGQVSNAFVRLVDVKTKEEVLRYDLTEDYSIETAMIMGELYKKDGQWRMSAVGEGYEGGLQTILNRYS
- a CDS encoding cache domain-containing protein; the protein is MKFLRKSLLFQLVGSFYLLSLVTVSIVAFTAYNRAKFYLTNSLFERLNVAVALRNYELEQWFNNQRREAILLAELPKTKTIVKQLNDTTEKEPEKSLDQFYERVVDLQPDIEEVSILTKGGIVLLSTNNDLEGTYLGLGNTTTYFERNESNVIPTIYQSPQTGQSTISLATPILDAQGNRKAVLAMTLNLDAIDNLIRERTGLGESGETYLVYRVGGENRLIAGQESVTELSDNTEEISSKGINLAMNGESDRGLYQNYKGVPVIGVYEWVERSGVALIAEMSQKEAFQPAVRLAREIIYIGIGVATLMLVLVYLLARQIAKPILTITTAAQDIENGKFILSGLKPIQSRLDELGHLATVFEQMADKVYEREEKLQQRVTELRIEIDHKKKAKQVKEIVETDFFQDLENKAKSLRKRNSSKSQSKSD
- a CDS encoding cache domain-containing protein, translated to MIAWFPWLALTATSITAFLVYVSLRQRIVAPTLKQLDNVSDVKEEQLNRWFSNQKQMVLKSSQILSESPILAESLEAGEVSSQQSQQIETLLSDLDLFSRRYSVALLNHSSIIVYATDQSKQGQYQPIQNSSTYLSPNNLTQFVPNFYASSIDGVPMITFATPLINEEGERIGFLAVDLDLDALNQRVRQSPYSNNVPPEIRSALETYLVGRISPVENELVAQSQSSASSDQSINSFGIDRAILGRHSVFRSARQSVAWIYGVGLSLTAVISLFLYLIQPSIITITQSSQAVPYPQDHSSQQ
- the leuS gene encoding leucine--tRNA ligase, yielding MVSASRYNPADIEPKWQQYWLETKADEADEDQSKPKFYALSMFPYPSGNLHMGHVRNYVITDVMARWRGMQGYRVLHPMGWDAFGLPAENAAIDRGVHPAQWTNQNIQQMKKQLQQLGLSLDWSREVATCSPDYYKWTQWIFLQFFQGGLAYQKESAVNWDPIDQTVLANEQVDGEGRSWRSGAKVERKLLKQWFLKITEYAEELLNDLEKLSGWPDRVKLMQENWIGKSVGAYLEFPIIGREDKIGVFTTRPDTVYGVTYVVLAPEHPLTPQVTTTDQKEAVEAFIEEVSNESELERTAEDKPKRGIPTGGKAVNPFTGEEIPILIADYVLYEYGTGAVMGVPAHDARDFQFASQNQLPIKQVIVPEGEDPSDKLENAYTEAGTMINSDGFNGMNSVEGKQAIIDYAEKQGWGKARIQYRLRDWLISRQRYWGAPIPIIHCPSCGAVPVPDEDLPVELPENVEFTGRGGSPLTQLESWLNVPCPSCGEPAKRETDTMDTFIDSSWYFLRYTDANNSEEVFDQDKVNDWMPVDQYVGGIEHAILHLLYSRFFTKVLRDRGLLNCDEPFQRLLTQGMVQGITYKNPQTGKYIPPQEVNADDPKDPNTGDELSVFFEKMSKSKYNGVDPLEVLDKYGADTARMFILFKAPPEKDLEWDSADVEGQFRFLNKVWRLVMEFVDRACEVQSKDNNNLSKEEKDLRRAIHTAIKSISEDLEGDYQFNTAVSELMKLNNALNEAKCKDSSVYQEGIEALVKLLAPFAPHLTEELWHALGNEDSVHHQTWLEADPDALTVDEINLVIQIKGKTRGTIPVPANASREELETYARESDAAQRYLEGKEVKKVIVVPGKLVNFVV